The stretch of DNA TGAGACAAACATATGTATATAAAAAGATTCAAAAAGTTGTTAATTAATGCTTATTACTAGCTAGTAGTTGCATCATGTGTCTAGAAAGttaaaattagaattatatTATTAACCGAATGATACTATAATAGTTTTTTTGGTGTTTGCCGGAAAGTGTGaagatttaaaatatatataaaaatatatgagcATTTTACCTTTAATagttaacaatgaaaatattCGGTTGGTATATTGATTTAAATGATAGCATTGAAGAATGAAAAATGACTCATAAACTTGCATGTGGAATGAGCATTATTGCATGCTTAAATATGTGTTAGATCCTACATTTGGAAAGTTGCTTGTAAGTTGGGACAAGGAAAGGTAGAGGGGATGAAGGGAAGGAAGCCAAGGAAGCATGTGACTCATCTTGATGATTGATTAGAAAGAAAGGAAAGTGTGGAACACAAAGGAGACCACTACTTGGGTCATCATGTGTTTTTTCTATAACCAGTTAACTTAACCCCCAAATTAGGAGGATCACATGAATTTGAGacaaaaatatgaatgaatagAAAGAGATGATGTAGTAGAGAGATAACCAACATGATTTGACATATACTTAAAAGATAATACACATACTCTATTAGAGAGAGATAACTAACATGATCTCTCAATCACTATTAGAAGATGTTAAAATAACATGGAGgattaaaaagaattattaaatttaatataatttttttataagtaaattcAGGCACTTGTAATtagttcaaaaaaattaaatttgattatcaaatttgattatcaaatttgatatttctaacaattataaattaaatatgaattttatctttttctatcTCAAACTTTAAttgctattttaaaattttctaatagtatattgattaaaagaaataagtTTCAAACTCTCTAAATAGAAAAAGAATTTCTATTATTGTTCTATTGTGCTAATACACTATAGAATAGTTATAGAGGATCTAAATTCAACAAGTGATAATAAGAAAACATCCAAAAGAGAGGGATAGTTTtcgatgaaaaaaattattataaagtttTTAGCCAAAAGTGACACAATCTAAAATTGTTAGGGCAAATTTAGAGAATCTCTAATTGtctatttcctttttttcttccttttatttCACATGAAACTGTAGATGATTTGGcctttgtatatatttttattactggCACATAGATTTCATCTCTTTGTTGTCACTTCATAAGGTCCCCAACAAGGTAGGAAGCTTACATGAAGGTCAAGACAAAGATATAACATAAGGAGATGAAAGTGAGAGATTTTATCcaaagtgaaaaaaataaaaaaattaggtgAAACTATTTAGAAGGAAAAGGTGAAATTAATAATTGTCCACTTTAAAAAGCCCAATGAGAAAGTATTTGTTGGTTTCTAATAAATGGGTAGAACAGGCACAGTGAAGGAGGCCCTGTCATTGTGTACTTTGGAGATAATTCACAAACTAGGGGTCAACACTGTACAAAACAATTGTGAGGAAAAATATCACACAAGACATTAATGTATGGTCTACAAACAACCACCACAACTAGAAACTCTACTTCATCTACTCTTGTAAAATCTTTTTCcactcactttttttttttctccatctatatataatatattaattaaagaaaaagacATACAAGAAAAATTTATGAGTAGACTTTGACCTATTTTAATAAGAAATGGTTTCTTGGGATTTCCAGGTACTtaggttatatttttttataaaaaaaagtcatacttggtaacaaattaaaaaaataatattataaaagttttatgctgaaaaaattatattatattttttaaagtgttGAATGTACTACTtttaatactatatttttatatttggtgTTTTATCAAATGTGCTTAGGgcactttttaatattttttagaaaaaaatatttaaaaatttaaagaaagagAATGAAGGGATAATATTTACCTTGGAGCTTACGTGGTGAAAATCCTCCACTTCTAATTAAAGAAGTCCTTCAATTTCATTGACATGGACAATAATAGAGAGGGCCTAGCAATTAAAGGTCTTCAATGAATATCTGCAACAAGTTATAAAGAACAGGATTCTAGTACTATGTAATCTTCGCCCGAAAGCAAACTCATGCATTCAATTCACCCAAGAAGATTCAAGTTATTAATTACTAAGAAAACCCataaaaaagatgaagaaaaaacacttttataattaatttgctTTACATTTTTTACcgtacaaaataaattttaagattttttatattagtaATTATGTTTGTCAATTTAATTAACCTTTGCGTCTTGAAGTTGAAttccaataaaatataatttttctaacatttCTCATGCAAGAAACCTTTTTCATGTCATGTGTATCATGCATTACActcaaaaaatttaagaaaatgaaacGAATGAAAAATCATATAGCTAGTTTGTTTTTTGTGGAACCTATATTTGCGAATGgtaaactataataataaaatatatatgtgattgaagaaagaaatatttataattggtCAAATAGAAAGAAAGTGGAGATAAGAGCTTGAAACTTATGACATAGATTGAGGGACTACTAGATATTAAAGttacataattttattattcacaACTTGCTGAAAAGCCACTCAAAACAAAAGAAGTTGAGAAGAACACTCAAAAGAAACACACTCTTTGTTGCAAACCCACTACACGCTATAAACACAAAATACATCTTCTTCTTAACACAAAAGTCACCTAtttttcatcatcatcatcttcatcttcttcttcacgATTTCCCTATATCTAACACATTACATCCTTAAGAAGCTTGTACCTACGTGTGGCGGTTCTAGGCGACGGAGAGGGACTCTTCCCTTTCTCTGAGCCGCCACTATCTTCCCGATCATGTTGCTTCACAATTTTTTCAGCAGAATAATCCGAACGATTTGCGACGATCTCGTTACCGGTCATCGGTTTCTTTGAGTTGGAGCCAATATGTCTTGGATTCTTCTCTTCACTTTGGCACCAATCGCACAGTTGTATCTCCTGTAATTCTCCATAGTAGTTGCTACAATACCTGAAAACAACGTTAATTAAACTCTAAGCTTAATTCACACCTAATAATATAATAACACAAAACACACTCTTAATAgaaatatatactatatatcTCCCATAACCCGTCGAGTTCAAGAAAGAAGTTTAACAAACAAGTCTCGAGTTCAAACCTGATAAACTACTAAATCGCTAATTTACTAATAATTGTCAATAAGTAATCaacataaaagttaaaaaaaatatttacacatgaTTAAGATCTAGGGGCTTAAGAactaaacccaaaaatctaatctaaacaaattaaattggttttttgtgtattttcaaattaaactaGATTAAACAAATTCCACTTCTATTAATTTGGATATTGACTTCACGTAACTTAAAATTGATTAGTTGAAACTcaatgatgataataaaatattgaattactactccaacataaaatatatacaaaattaatatttgttaatgTATCTGGTTTGTTATAAAATTAGATACATGAACATTtgaaatactattttattttctgcttatattttattctacAAGAGAATATATACATGTATCATTTATGTATGATAACATGTATGTTTATATGATGAagatcgaaaagaaaaaaagaaataagagAAAGTGAAACATACGAGTGTTGAAAGCGGTGGTTACATTTGTTGCAGCGGAAAAGCTTGTCAAGGAAACCAACGTCACCGCACATGCAGCAAACGGTTTGATGATCCACCATTCTTATGGTGACGTGGCTGTGAGTTGTGACGATAGTGAAGAGAAAGAGGGGAAATTTGGAAGGTGTGTGAGAGAAAGAGAGATGCAAAAGATGAAAGAAAGAATGTGATCACTGAGGTAAGAGAGAAGCTAACtcaataacaaagaaaaaacagagagagaaagaaagtttatactttatatatacacacaaaaaAGATTCAACAGTGCGTATTAAAGTCGGCGTCAATTTTTTAaacgttttttattttgtattttgtatgTCTCTCAATatgtaaaatgaattttttatgtatattattaaatgttttttattctaatttttttatatgtttatctaatattttattttttccattaCATTTGTTTATTTCTTTCCAACTCAGGGAGTCTATGAATTGTTTGGGTGttcattaatatttttcttttaatttattctttaaatttagagaatttttaagtattaataaataaatcaaatatactttttttcaaaaaactgTGAACAATTTATCTTTTTCGAATTTTAAGTTTGGATAGAGTATAGATGgctgattttaatttttaattgtttgtaGATAAtgtaagtatatattttttaaaacaaactaGATATGACCTACCTTTAACccaaaattaattacaaatttaaataatttttttgttacatgaaaatttatattatatgaagaataaataaatatattttttgtagaaaaaaatatttaaatataaaaatatcatgaatgtttcatataaataaatatataagtgAGCCATTACTGTTTCATGATTTAAACTCTAGTTTTCAACACAATCTTCTAGACAGTTTCCTATTTATGGGCTCGTTTattatagatttaaaaaaaaagaatttttttattttataatttattggagattttcttttattctatatttagaacaagaaaggaatgaaaggaaagaaaatacagTAATCAAATGTTTTTTAGTGTTTGGTTCTCAACCATATATATtagaaaacaaaggaaaaaaaatgagaCCCACAAAAATTCAAGCTTctaaaattgagaagaaaaggtGAATGTGAGAGAAAAAATTGCAACAGggcaaaataatttttctgtCTTCAATatttcccttttattttttctttttaaaggttatttgtgtcattttctaattttatttctttctttccaTTCACTTTCTTCACaacaaaagaagagaagaagagAAGAGAATACATATATCTTTCCTTTTTGCTATTTTCTCttaaatcaaacaattaaaacatcatcaCACTTTCTACTCTCTTTCCTCCCttctacttttttttctcttccacCTTTATTTCctctcattttcttttataaatcaAACATAGCATTAtggattttttagaaaataagaagttttatgtttatttgtcgttgtgaaactttgttgttgttgagaagATATTAAAAACAACTCATCATTTTAAACAGTctttagataatatttttttaaataaatggtaCAAACAGGCACAAAATTTAAAgtggttattttttatttaatataagtttaaatttaatttttgttcctttattttattaaaaataaacttttaagttCTCCTATCAACAAATTCTTAGGATTTTTTTGGTCTTCCACATTAGTGACGTAACACTTAAttgttgttataaattttatttatatattaaaataattaaatttaaattttaacatatatttatttaaatttaaatatataaatttattccatttttaatattatttaatatttatattgtttatatactatttaaaaaaaattatttaatttataaattaaagtatctaaatttaaaatataaaatttaaaatatttaaataaatattttaaatttatttattttatccaataattatttaaaattttaaaatacttagataaaatatttaaattttttcaatattttaaaatataaataaagtgaattataaaattaattataatagtaatgacatataaattattttatccaaatcacaaatattatgtcattaaTGAAAGTGACACATAATAAAAAAGTTTGTGTGgaccaaaacaatcacaagattTAGTTAATAAgggaccaaaatgttaattttaGAAATAGAAGAATTAAAAGATCttctataacaaaataaagagaaaaaaaatgcatttaaatttttaaaatattgattattttataaaaaaaaaactatataaatacacccataaaatgaaatttaaatgtcGTATTGAAATTATTATATTCTCCC from Cicer arietinum cultivar CDC Frontier isolate Library 1 chromosome 3, Cicar.CDCFrontier_v2.0, whole genome shotgun sequence encodes:
- the LOC101491534 gene encoding uncharacterized protein gives rise to the protein MVDHQTVCCMCGDVGFLDKLFRCNKCNHRFQHSYCSNYYGELQEIQLCDWCQSEEKNPRHIGSNSKKPMTGNEIVANRSDYSAEKIVKQHDREDSGGSEKGKSPSPSPRTATRRYKLLKDVMC